The region TTTAAAGTTATCAAACAGCTCGCTTTCCAGTTCACTTCCGAAATACGAGCCGATTACCTGAATGGCCACAAGCAGCAGCAGGATGAATATAATAATGAATTTCAGTTGAATGGATCGGAAAAAGCCAACTTTTTGCATTAAAAACTACTCCTGTTCAGGATTGCGTAAATAATAGCCGACGCCCCTTCTTGTGACAATCCACATTGGGTTACTCGGGTTCTCCTCAATTTTTTCACGAAGTCTGCGAATCGTAACGTCTACGGTTCGAACATCACCAAAATAGTCATAACCCCATACGGTCTCAAGCAAATGTTCGCGAGTCATAACCTGGCCAATGTGACGGGCTAGATAATGCAGCAATTCGAATTCACGATGGGTCAATTCCAGCTGTTCACCGTCACGCGTAACTGCATATGCATCCGGATGAATAACCAGACGGCCAATTTCAATATTCTTAGTCGTTTTTACGCCATCTTCCGGAATTTGCTGCTGCCGGCGCAAATTAGCTTTAACCCTGGCAATAATTTCTCGATTGCTGAATGGTTTGGTTACATAGTCGTCTGCCCCAAGCTCAAGGCCGAGCACTTTATCAATTTCAGCATCTTTGGCCGTCAGCATGATAATCGGCATGGATTGTGTCTTGCGGATTTCCCGGCAAACCTCATTGCCATCCTTACCGGGCAGCATGATATCCAAGAGCACAAGATCGGGATCTTCTGAACCGGCGAGTTCGATTGCTTCATCCCCATCATTGGCAATCACGACCTGATAGCCTTCCTTTTCCAGATTAAATTTCAAAATATCAGCGATTGGCTGTTCATCGTCCACTACTAGTATTTTCTGTGTCATCGAAAGTCACATCCTTTTTAAACGTTCCTTTGCTCTATTCTATCGTACTTTGGCGTAAATGTCTTTTTTTACAGTTAATTCAATGCATCAAATAACCTGGCAGCTGTTTTAAAGCGTTGAGCCAGGGGAGAGAAGGTATTATTTATTGTGAACTTCTTACACTTGCACGGTTATTTTCTAACACCTATTTTGTGAACTTCTAACACTTGTTATGAAACTTCTAACACTTTCCATATAAATTCTTACACTTTGCAATTAATCCAGTGTTTATAGCCGCAGTATATCAATTCGATAATTGCTCTTTTAAACACGCCATATAAAAAGACTGACTCTATTTTATTAAGTCAGCCTTTTGTATTCGGATTTGATCATGTTGATCCGCTTCGACTTTATATTACAAATAATCTTGCGGATTTACCACTGATCCGTTTTTGTATACTTCAAAATGAAGGTGAATACCGGTTGAATCTCCGGTAGAGCCCATAACCCCGATGGCACTCCCTTTTTTAACTGTTTCGCCTGGACTAACACTGATGGATGAAAGATGAGCATATACTGTTTTCATCCCGTTATTGTGATTAATCACAATTTTGTTGCCATAGCCGCCATCATTCCAGCCAGCCGATACAACTGTTCCATTGTCAGCCGCCAGAATAGTGCTGCCGCTTGATCCTGCAATGTCCATGCCTTTATGCATTGACCCCCAACGCATCCCCATATTGCTGGAAACATGGCCGCCTACTGTTGGCCAGTGCAATTCGCCTGTACCGCGTGATGGTACTACTTTCGTTCCCTTAACAATGATTTCTTTTACAGGCTCTTCCGTTGTCTTTTTATTTAGGCTTTCCTTTTCCGTAACCTCGCCATTCTTTTCGGTTATAGAATAGTGGACAACCTTCTGACCTTCATGGCCTTCCTGTTTTACTTTTTCGTCACCTTTATACAGATCATCTGATTTGATGACTTTCGTTTCATAATCAATGGTCTTCTCCACTTTCTTTTCTTCATTGACCACCACAGTTGCAAATGGTTCATATTCCTTTACCTGCAGTTTCCGGCCAACGTTAAGAACCCCATCTTTCTTTAAGTCGCCGTTCAGCTCCATCAGTTCATCGACCGACATATCGTATTGGTCTGCAATACCGCTCAGTGCTTCACCTTCCTGCACTTTATGTTCCTGCTCGTCCAATGTTCCTTTTTTCAGTTTTTTGATGCCTTCTTCCACTGTCAGGACATTCGAAGGTGACACCTTTACATCGTTAAATGACACGTCCTTTGAGAATGATACGTCTGTAATCACTGATTCACCAACAGACAGGGAAAGATCGTCCATATTTTCATAATGATGAGGTGTTGGCCCGCTGCTATTTTCATCGTCCGCTTGTTTAGCCAGCTTTTTCAACACTTTCTTGTCAACATATTCTCCCTTGTATTGGGTGAGAACGTTATCAGCAGTTTCCCGATCCTTGAAAAATCCAACTGTATCATCCCCGATTTTTATTTCAACCGCTTCTGCTTTAATGGAAAGATTATCTTTAACAAATTCAGCCACTTTATCATTTTTATAGGATGGATCAAAAACACGTTCCGGCACAAAAGAGACTTTCTTCCCTGTTGTCAGTGAAAGTTTTTTGTACGTTTCCTTCTTCTTTTTAATTTTGGAATCAACCACATCTTTTACAATATGCTTTTGATCCACTTTACCAATATGTTTACCATCCACATATACGTGGTAGATTGTTTCCAGTGTTCCATTTTTATCATCTGCAAATGCTGTTGTAAAAGGCAATAACATGCCGATACATACGACAATCGCAACCTTTATAAAAAGGTTTGCATTCCCGCTTACAGCTTCATCTCTATGTAACAAGCTCGTATTTCCCCCTAGCTGTGTATATCTAGTTCAAAAGACTTTCTTTTTCTGTCCTTAAATCTACCACAGATAGAAATTGCAAAAAAGGGAACCAATTGAAATGTAAAGCAAATGTATAATTGCTAACATTTTTATCCAAATTCCGACTTATTTCGGGACTTTTTATCCAGTCAAGGGTAATTAATTCCTTGATAGATAGTACAATTGTAATGATTTTGTAATGATTACTGGTGAATAAAGTATAATTATGGTGTAAATTGTAAATGGGAACAAGAAGCTTAACTAAATTATACAATTTAAGAAAACACCATGCCTTAAAAATAAACACCCTTACCAGTTTGATAAGGGTGCGGCTTACTGTTGGTTCGTCTTAGCTGTATACACTGCGTACGACATTTGTCTGTGTGCGGTCCGGTCCAACGGAAAAAATGGACAGCGGGATTTCCGTCAATTGCGAAATCCGCTCCAGATAATGACGTGCATTTGCCGGAAGTTCATGCAGACTGCGAACATTCGTAATATCTTCAGTCCACCCAGGCATTTCTTCATATACCGGCTCGCATTCAGCCAATACTTTTAAGCTTGCCGGAAATTCATTCATGATTTCACCTTTGTATCGGTATGCAACACAAATCTTTAATGTCTCGATCCCTGTTAAAACATCCAGGGAATTCAGTGATAAATCGGTTATGCCACTCACCCGCTTAGCATGACGGACAACAACACTGTCAAACCAACCGACACGGCGTGGTCTACCGGTGGTCGTTCCGTATTCACGGCCTGTTTCACGGATCTGGTCACCAATACTGTCCTGCAGTTCTGTCGGGAATGGGCCGTCACCTACACGAGTAGTATACGCTTTGGATACTCCCACAACGTGATTTATTTTAGAAGGGCCGACGCCGGAGCCGATGGTAACACCGCCGGCAATCGGGTTGGACGAGGTAACAAACGGATAGGTTCCCTGATCAATATCCAGCATAACACCTTGTGCACCCTCGAACAGTACACGGCGCCCTTCATCAAGCGCATCATTCAGTACAACAGATGTATCACATACATATTTCGCCATTTGCTGGCCGTACTCATAATATTCGTCCAGTATGTCCTCAACCTGTATGCCTTCTGTTTCATACACTTTTTCAAATAAGCGGTTTTTTTCCTTCAGGTTCTGTTCCAGCTTCGTGCGGAAGGTTTCCTTGTCCATCAGGTCAGCAATCCGGATACCTGATCGGGCAGCTTTATCCATATATGCAGGTCCGATACCCTTTTTGGTTGTACCTATCTTATTTTCACCTTTATCCTCTTCCTGCAGCACATCCAGCTTTAAATGATACGGCAGAATAACGTGAGCACGATTACTGATACGAAGGTTGTCTGTGGAAATGTTCCGTTCATGCAAATAGGCAATTTCTTCAGTAAACGCCTTTGGATCAATTACCATTCCATTTCCTAGTACACATGTTTTATCATCAAAGAAAATTCCTGATGGGATCAAATGCAATTTATACGTAATATCATCAAATTTGATAGTATGTCCGGCATTATTTCCACCTTGGTAACGAGCAACAACCTCTGCGTTCTGTGACAGGAAATCAGTAATTTTACCCTTTCCTTCGTCACCCCATTGCGTGCCAACTACAACTACTGAGGACATAACGCACCTCCACTATTATTATCATTTGTATTTCATGTTTAACAGAGTAAGTTTATCAGTAAAAAAAAGCGATGTCAATTACAAAAAGCGAACAATAAGTGTTATAAATAATTTATTGTTCGGTTAACTTTGGAATTAAGCGAAAGTTGCCGGTGCATGTTGGCGGACGAGCATGCTATATTGCATTTATTTCCAGAATATGGTGGAGGGGTGTGTTTTGTACCGCAGCTGTTGTGCTTGGTCCGGTGGGTTCACACTTTTTTTCGGTGGCCTGACTCTGTTTATCAGCGGGAAAGATAATTGGT is a window of Virgibacillus ihumii DNA encoding:
- a CDS encoding adenylosuccinate synthase, with protein sequence MSSVVVVGTQWGDEGKGKITDFLSQNAEVVARYQGGNNAGHTIKFDDITYKLHLIPSGIFFDDKTCVLGNGMVIDPKAFTEEIAYLHERNISTDNLRISNRAHVILPYHLKLDVLQEEDKGENKIGTTKKGIGPAYMDKAARSGIRIADLMDKETFRTKLEQNLKEKNRLFEKVYETEGIQVEDILDEYYEYGQQMAKYVCDTSVVLNDALDEGRRVLFEGAQGVMLDIDQGTYPFVTSSNPIAGGVTIGSGVGPSKINHVVGVSKAYTTRVGDGPFPTELQDSIGDQIRETGREYGTTTGRPRRVGWFDSVVVRHAKRVSGITDLSLNSLDVLTGIETLKICVAYRYKGEIMNEFPASLKVLAECEPVYEEMPGWTEDITNVRSLHELPANARHYLERISQLTEIPLSIFSVGPDRTQTNVVRSVYS
- the yycF gene encoding response regulator YycF yields the protein MTQKILVVDDEQPIADILKFNLEKEGYQVVIANDGDEAIELAGSEDPDLVLLDIMLPGKDGNEVCREIRKTQSMPIIMLTAKDAEIDKVLGLELGADDYVTKPFSNREIIARVKANLRRQQQIPEDGVKTTKNIEIGRLVIHPDAYAVTRDGEQLELTHREFELLHYLARHIGQVMTREHLLETVWGYDYFGDVRTVDVTIRRLREKIEENPSNPMWIVTRRGVGYYLRNPEQE
- a CDS encoding M23 family metallopeptidase, with amino-acid sequence MLHRDEAVSGNANLFIKVAIVVCIGMLLPFTTAFADDKNGTLETIYHVYVDGKHIGKVDQKHIVKDVVDSKIKKKKETYKKLSLTTGKKVSFVPERVFDPSYKNDKVAEFVKDNLSIKAEAVEIKIGDDTVGFFKDRETADNVLTQYKGEYVDKKVLKKLAKQADDENSSGPTPHHYENMDDLSLSVGESVITDVSFSKDVSFNDVKVSPSNVLTVEEGIKKLKKGTLDEQEHKVQEGEALSGIADQYDMSVDELMELNGDLKKDGVLNVGRKLQVKEYEPFATVVVNEEKKVEKTIDYETKVIKSDDLYKGDEKVKQEGHEGQKVVHYSITEKNGEVTEKESLNKKTTEEPVKEIIVKGTKVVPSRGTGELHWPTVGGHVSSNMGMRWGSMHKGMDIAGSSGSTILAADNGTVVSAGWNDGGYGNKIVINHNNGMKTVYAHLSSISVSPGETVKKGSAIGVMGSTGDSTGIHLHFEVYKNGSVVNPQDYL